GGCGGACTGGGCAGCTCAGAGGCCTTGAAAATCTTGTTCTTGATCAAATACTCGCGATATCGCGGTATCGGGTCTTCCTTCTGCCACCGTTCGATTTCTTCCACAGGCCGATATCCCATAGCCCGAGTGTCGTCATGGTCGGCATGGCCGCGAACTCTATAAGTCATGCACTCGACGATGCTCGGGCCATCCCCTGCCCTCGCTCTCGCCAGCGCAAGGCTGGTATGCTCGTACACCTCCAGCACGTCGTTGCCATCGATCGACCAACCTGGAATGCCGTAGCCCGACGCGCGCGCGGCCGTGTTCTCCGTCGCATAGCCCAGGTGCGTCGGCGTCGAGTAAGCGTACTGATTGTTCTCCACAATCAGCACAAGCGGAAGCTTATGCACGGCCGCGAAGTTCATCCCCTCGTGAAACACGCCCTGAGCCGTGGCGCCCTCGCCCGTATAGGCGACCACGCAACTGTCCGTCTTGCCGTCCAGCCTCAACGCCCACGCCACGCCGCACGCCACGGGAATCGTGCTGCCCAACATCGAGGTGGAATGGATGACGCCTGCGCTCAAATCGCCCATATGGCTCCAGCTGTCCTTGCCCCGAGTGGGCGCTTCCGCTTTGCCCCATACCTGGCACATAATGCTCTCTAACGACATGCCCTTGAAATGAAAGATGGGCATATCGCGATGGATGGGCGAAATATAATCATGAGGCTTGAGAGGCAACGAAGTGCCCGCATTGATGGCCTCTTGGCCGATAGACGCATACAAATTGCCGCGCTTTAGTCGCGCCTTCTTCTTAAAATCTAAGAGCGTCTCGTCGAACAGCCGCGAAAGCCACATGCGGCGATAAAGCTCGTAATGGTCGGCCTTGGTCAAATGGTCTCGATAGCGTTGTTCGGCGGTCTGGCTGTTCGTGCGGTTCTTCGTTCTGGTTGCCAATGGAGCGGACGCCTCCTTCGGGTGCGAATTCGTATTCGCTAAGCTGACGGCGAACCAGAGTATACCACGCCACAACCCCTACTTGCCGATGCCCAGCCAATCGTGCATCAGGAACCAAATGCGCCCGATCAGCAGCGCGATTCGAGCCATTACCGTATTCCCAAAGATGGCGCCCAACGCGATCATCAGCATCCATCGTCCAAAGATGGCTGTCCGCTTGACTCCGCCCTTCTGTTCAAACGAAAACAGGAAGTAGGTCATTACCGACAGAAGGATGACTAGAAAGATGATGTTGTTAATGACCCCCGAAGCTAACAGGTCGGGGTTGGCATCGCTCGTCCATAGCGGTTTGAAACTGGAGCGCACTTGCGGCAGGTAGACCGACGAGAACTCCTGAAAGTAGAGCCCCGCGTACGCCCCGATCAATGTGCCGATAACGATGCGGCTGATCCAAGAGTACTTTTCGGTATAGATCGTAAAGAGCCACATGGCGTAAGGCAGAGCAAAGGCCCACCACCACTTGCCATCGTGAAAGACGTTGGTCCACCAGATTCGATGCATGATGTCGGCCACCATGACGCCAATGCCATAGCCCGCGGCAACGCCGATGAAAAGGTGCTCGACAAAGCGATAGATCGGGTTCTCTCGATAAAGAATCGTGTATGCGCCCAAGGTCAGCAGCGCAGCGATCCACAAACCGACAATCTCTAAGTTCATCGCCTATCCTCCCGCCTGCCGTCGCGCCATGGCCATCGCCACATTGCCGATGATGATAAAGATGATGATCAAAACGTGAGAGAATGAGATCGCATTGGCGAACTTTGCGCCCAGTCCGCCTTCGATTCCCATCAGTTCCTCGTACTCCTGAGCGCCCTTCGCTCCTGTGATCATCCCTACGATCTGCTTGGAGTCGAGATAGGTGTAGGCGTCGGCAGCCATGACCGAGGTCGGGCAGTAGCCCATCGTTAGACTCTGAGGCTTGAAAGCCAGCCAGGCTAGCTTGAGCGTGGCCGAGGCTGTAATGTCCAGGCCGAACTTGAAGTCATTCAAATTCCGAACCCCTTGCATCAAGGGCAGTTCGACCACAGGCGTGCCGTTCACATCGGTCTTCACCGTCGCAGCGATGTCGTTCGAAAGGCCGCGAACCGCAATTGCGGCGCCCGGCAAGAATCCAAAGTGCACCCAATCCTCGCCGTATCGATAGCCCTCCTCTGCCGCAATCTCCTTGGCCATCTTGAGCGATATGTCCCTCGCTTGGGCCTCGAACGAGATGATCGCAAATCGGAGACGCTTGCGCATCAGATGTCGGATAACAGCTTGGAATTGCGGGCCGTTCTCTGCAATGGTCGAAGGCCCCCAAGGGGACGAGACCATCACCAAATCGCCTTCCTGCAGGTTGTTTTCAATGTGGTCGTATAGCGCCTGCGCCGGAGGCGTGATCTGCGCCGGCATTTGGACGTTCATCAACAAGAAGAACACGATGTTGGCGAACAACAACAAGTAAAGCCATCGACGGTCTATAGCCAGCAATCGGTCCCAAACTGAACGCTTTTCCATGGGTTACCTCTCTACTCCGATACCGCGCTCCAAACTGAGCCAAAGCCTTAAGGCCATCGCAAGCCCTCCGATTCCGACCCCAAACTCGATCGCGCGCTGCGCCGGCCCGTTCAGCGCCTTCAATATCCAGTCCGATACGCGATCGCCTCGCAACGAATACAAGATCGCATCCATAGAAAAAGGTTTCTTGGATGCTTCTTCAGATAGTTCCGTCGGTAGCCCAAAGGCGTTTGAAATCACTCCAGCCAGAGGAATGACTCCCAACATCACAATCATCGCCGTCGCCATCAGGATAGACGCTTCGATCGAACGAATTCGAAACGCTCGATAAGCGGCTGAAAAGATGTAGAATGCGATCAGCGAAAACATGACGGCCTCAAGGCTGATGAACACGCGCTGAAACGCTAAGGTATAGGCCGTCTCGACAAATTGGTTGGCAGCCACGGCCTTCTTCTCTGCGAGTTTGCTCCAAATGCTGAGCGTAGCCATGATCACCAGCGACAACAGAAGCACGGTACTGTATCCCCAATTGGTGCGCTTCTGAACGACCGCGCGACCGTGAACCCTAAACAGACCTACAATGCCTAAGACGAGCGCCACGCCCGTTATGATCTGCATAAAGTTCTGCATCTGGGTCGTGTACTTTGTCAGGAAGTTGGCCTTCTCTCCGTCCGCGCTGGTCGACAAGGGCCAAAAGAACTCCACTGCAAAGAAGGCGCCCGCAATAAAAGTTATCGTCATGACGAGATAGCGACGCCCCTGACGAGGAAGAACCTGCAAAGCGAACACCAAACCGGCCATCAACAAGAATGCGCCAACGGTAATCGCAGCAAGAACCAATTTGTTCTGGATTTCCATAGTCGCCTATTGACCTCCGCCGCCGCCGAATACCGCATCCCAGCCGCCGGGCTGGAAGAAGAACTTGAGCTTCTCTGCGCCCTCGCCATAAATCGATGCCAGGATCGCGCCCAGAATGATCAGAAGGCCGAACATGATCTTCGTCGCGTCCTGACCGACCAGACTGCCCAACAGCACCGGCTCCCGCCCCAGATAGGCCGACGCCGCATAAAATTCGTCGCCAATGATCGTATAATCGCACGCCGCGACGAAGAAAGGCACTTGAGTGAAACTGGTCGTACCGGCAATCTGAATGGCGCCCACCATGTTGCCCGTCTCCGCAAAGATCAGGCTCTCCGCATAGAATTCGCCAAAGAGGAAGTTTGCCGCCACTTTCTCGCGCTGGATCAGGCCTGCGACGCCCGAAGCGAACGCAAACTGACGGTCGGACAGAAACCGGATGTTGTCCGAGTCGAACAGATCGGGCCGCCCTGCTTCTTGATAAGCGTCATAAATGGCCTCTTGAGCGACCGTATAAACGGTGGCGTCGGCTGTCAGGAACCGCATCGGAGTCGCAAATCGCGCCGATTCCTTGGTGATGTACTTAAAAATCGTCAGCGCCTGCACCGCAATGACGCCAAACGCCGTCAAACCGGGAATCTCCAAAATCGGCCGCCCCATCTCCGTCGCGCGACCGATCGCCTCATCGATCGCGTTCAAACCCGGTATGCGCCGAACATAAAGCTGACGGCCCGACTTGGCCCGCAAGATGTTGCCCAGCACCAGCACGGCAATGACGCCGATGATGATGGCCACAAACCAGTTATCGTGAGCGTGCTGTATCGACATGCGTCCTTCCTCCGCGGCGCTCCTCTTCTAACTCCTCGATGCGCTGTAGGAGCCGCTCCACATTGCCCCGCGAGTTGAAAAACTGCGAATAACGGTCTACTCGATCAAATCCTAAGAACGGAACCACAAACGGCGAAAACGCGATCGCCGCATGGGACGCCAGCGGCGCCACAGGCTTGTTCATCTCTAAAAACATGATCGCCGGAGCCGACAGCCCGCGCTTGACCACGTTCTGCGCAATGCCCTCCACCATCTCCTCTGTCTGCTCGTCGGTCAGAGGATCGTCCCAAAACAGCTTCATAGCGCCTCCGACAAAGCGAGCGACGGATCGCCAATCTCCACCTGCCCCAATCGCTCGCGAATCTCCGATTCGCAATCCCCATAATATAGGAAGACCCCGCGAAAAGCATCAAGCCTCGACGGATTGGCCAGCGGGCTCAGCATTGCGCCCGCCCTGCCCCAATCGATGCGCTTGACCTTGTCAAACCGTATCTCCCGCATCGACAAACCAGCCCTCGCGCGCACGGATTCGTCGCTGATCTTGAACCTCATCGGAAACAGAAAGTCGGCAGAGGCGGACAGCAGCATCCAGAAGGCCGCGATCGCCATTAGCGGGCTATTGAAGAACAGAAAACCGCAAAGCGGACCGACGAAAAGGGCGAGGCAGACCACAGCCAGTTTGAGCCGTTCGCCCTTGGCCAGCCAGACGCTCCATTCCAGCGCATCCTGGCGCGCAATCCCTTCCGTAGCGGTCATTCTCGCAATCAGTTCGACAAGCCAAACCGCATTCCTGCTTCGCTCTCTTTAGGTATAATCGAACCCGACATGGCAAAAACCTCAGAAGGCGATTCCGTTCGAGTCAAGAGCCGAGAACCTAGCGCAGACGAGATGAAGTCCGGCGCATTCCTTCCCTACTATGGCGGATTGGATGGCACGATCGTTCGATTGTTCAAAGACGACACCGCCGCTGTGAGCATCGACCCCGCATCGATGACCGCCGACATGAGAGAGCGGCACGAAGCGCAGACCAAACAGATGCACGAAAAGTGGCTCAACAGCCTTTCGGATGAAGCGCGCAATCGACTATCGCCCGAAGAAAAAAAATTCAGCCTCAACTACGTGCTTCTTTTCTCGACCAGCGACCTGGAACCCGCCAAAGGCAAAGCCGCCGCCAAAACAACCGACAAACCGACTAAAGACCCCAAGCGCAAAACAAGCAAAGAAATCGAATCGGAAGAACAAGCCTACTTGGAGCAGTTCAAGAAGAAGCCAAAGTAGAATCAAAAGACGGCTGACGGCTTAACCGCTCCTGAACGGTTGCGCTGCGATAGGCGAACATCCGATCCAGATCCTTCCCAATGATCGGACCGGTCAACGGCGCCAGCACGCCGCCGATGGGCCGAAAACGAATCGTGTCCACAATCAGCGTCCGGTCGTCCTCTAAAGGCACAAACTCGTGCCGATGCTCCCAAAACGGAAAAGGCGAACGGTCGGCAATGTCCACAAAGCGATACGGCGCTTCTACCTCCGAGATTCGAGCGTGCCAACGAATGCTCACCCCCATTCGTGTAACCAGCATACGGATCAACGCCCCCGTCTTAATCTTCGGCGGATCGTCCTCAAACTCAATGCTGATTGAAGGCGGCGTAAGCAATGGAAGCGAGGAGACATCGCTAAAAAACTCCCAAACCTCTTCGATAGGCGCGTTCACCTCGCACTCGTATCGCCGTTCCCAAATCGCGAACATGGGCATGAGTTTACCTATCTTACTAACCTCTGCGACGGCGCCGCAAGTTTCCGCACGACTCTCATATCGGCTGAGGCCGCCAAGATGCTCAGATAGCTACAAGGATTCGCGCTCACCCGGAACGCCAGGCTTCTGCCTGGCGACTCTCAAGGCTGCTTGAATAGGCAAACAGCGACCTATTCAAGGTTCGATTCGTACTCAAAGTTGTGCTACATTCTTGGGAAAAGCCGCTTACGCCCCCCCTCTCACTCGCACCCTAGGCCGAAGTTGTGGAGGACTTCTTCTAAGTCTAAATCGTCCACGATGCCGTCGCCGTTCAGGTCGGCGGATGGATTCGCCGTGCCGAACGCCTCCAGCACCATCGCCAAATCCTTGTCGTCGATGCAGCCGTCGCCGCTGACGTCCCCCTCCGACCGAACGGCGAGAATCTTGTACTTGACCAGGGGCGGGAGGGCCGTCGCCCCGGTCATCAGGTAAAGTCGATCCTTTTGAATCCGAGTCCAGCGGGGCTCGGTCGCGAAGGGAAGGTCGAGGTACATGTACCAGACCGGCCGGAAGTTGCGATCCAACTTTGCGATCAAGGGGCGATGGTTTAGATATTGTCCGTCCTGCCCATCCTGGCCCACGCCGACCATGTAAAGAGCGCCTCGCTCGTCGTAGGCGAATAGGCCGTACCGCTCATAGCGTCGAACGCCGGGAAGCGGAACAGCCATGCTCATCAACACGGATCCGGAGATCGTATCGAACTCAAGCAGATATTGCCGGCCGAAGGCGTCGAACCAATCGCCCAAAAGGCGGCCTTTAGGGTCGGTCCACAAACGAGCGAGGTTGCCGTTCGGCGGAAACCAATGGGTCCAGTCGATGCCCGTCCGAGCGTCGACGCCGTAAAGGATGTTTTGCCATTGCCCGAGCGGATGGTGCACGCGCGCGCCCAAGGCGACTTTGCCGTTGCCATAAATCGCCAACTTCGACCCGTCGGTCCACAATTCCTGGTAGCCAAAGTCGAACGAGACCGCCGAGAGCAAAGCGCCGCTAGCGTCCAAACAGATCAGGCGCGGAAAGACGACGGCGCTCGCGTACACGGGATTGCGAGCGATAAGGTCGCTGGCAACGAATCCGCTACCTGCGTCAGATGGCGATTCGGGCGCGCGATAGATGTGCGACCAGATAGGGATCAACTGGTGGTTGAAGAGCGTCGTCTTGACGGCAGTTTGCGAGCCGCCGAACAGCACAATCTTGTCGCCGTGCATCCCGGCGATGCTGCCGGTTCCCAATCCGCCCGGCTCGTTGTAATGGGCCACAACGTCGCCCTGCCGAGTAAACACGAACGCCGCGGAACGCCAGATTCCTGGCGCACGATAAAGACCTCCAAACGCAATAGTCCCATTGCTCAAGAGCGCGCTGCTGTTGAGGGCCTCGGTGCTGCCCAGGTTGATCTCCCTGTACCACTCCTGATGGCCCTGCGAATCGAAGCGGACGACCAGTAGCGCGCGTCCGCTGCCCAAAGTAACGTTCCCCTCTTCGTCGACGACGCCGGTCGTCCAACTTATGTGACGTATCTGCCTGATGTCGGGCACCGACCGCCACAGCTCCACCAATTGCCCTGGACTCGTCTGGATCAAAGCAAGACACGCGATTGCCGCTAGCCATCTTAATCGTTTCATACCTTTCACCGTTCCTTTACCTTTGCCGGGGGGACGTTAGGGCGCCCCCCGGCTCGTTGTCTTTTCAGTCGCCTCGGCGGCCCATCGATCTCAGCAAGATCTCCATGTCGAG
This genomic stretch from Armatimonadota bacterium harbors:
- a CDS encoding thiamine pyrophosphate-dependent dehydrogenase E1 component subunit alpha; protein product: MATRTKNRTNSQTAEQRYRDHLTKADHYELYRRMWLSRLFDETLLDFKKKARLKRGNLYASIGQEAINAGTSLPLKPHDYISPIHRDMPIFHFKGMSLESIMCQVWGKAEAPTRGKDSWSHMGDLSAGVIHSTSMLGSTIPVACGVAWALRLDGKTDSCVVAYTGEGATAQGVFHEGMNFAAVHKLPLVLIVENNQYAYSTPTHLGYATENTAARASGYGIPGWSIDGNDVLEVYEHTSLALARARAGDGPSIVECMTYRVRGHADHDDTRAMGYRPVEEIERWQKEDPIPRYREYLIKNKIFKASELPSPPPDVQKQVLDAAEYAINAPEPEAHTAMEDIYDESAGVTKWSK
- a CDS encoding SRPBCC family protein; protein product: MFAIWERRYECEVNAPIEEVWEFFSDVSSLPLLTPPSISIEFEDDPPKIKTGALIRMLVTRMGVSIRWHARISEVEAPYRFVDIADRSPFPFWEHRHEFVPLEDDRTLIVDTIRFRPIGGVLAPLTGPIIGKDLDRMFAYRSATVQERLSRQPSFDSTLASS